A window of the Actinobacillus genomosp. 1 genome harbors these coding sequences:
- the glpA gene encoding anaerobic glycerol-3-phosphate dehydrogenase subunit A, whose translation MNISPQMYQNVADFSPVNTDVIIIGGGATGAGIARDCALRGLKCVLLERRDIATGATGRNHGLLHSGARYAVNDRESAEECIKENLILKQIARHCVDDTKGLFITLPEDDLNYQKNFIQACTDSGIEAVEIEPDLAKYMEPSVNPSLVGAVVVPDGSIDPFRLTASNMLDATENGAKIFTYCEVIGLIREGGTVIGVNVFDHRNQVKRQFFAPIVVNAGGIWGQGIAEYADLKIKMFPAKGSLLVMGHRINNMVINRCRKPANADILVPGDTICVIGTTSDRIPYDQIDNMVVTPEEVDVLFREGEKLAPSLRHTRVLRAYAGVRPLVATDDDPSGRNVSRGIVLLDHAERDGLDGFITITGGKLMTYRLMAEWATDLVCKKLNKSDRLCSTAERPLPGSNESREETSKKIISLPNTIRHSAVYRHGSRALRLLETERLDKTLVCECEAVTAGEVRYAVDELNVNNLVDLRRRTRVGMGTCQAELCACRAAGLMSRFKVATPKESTTQLASFMEERWRGIQPIAWGDAMREAEFTSWIYYSLLGLNDVPMDKEQGVNSNEF comes from the coding sequence ATGAACATTTCACCTCAGATGTATCAAAATGTTGCAGATTTTTCGCCGGTTAATACAGATGTGATTATTATCGGTGGCGGAGCAACGGGAGCCGGTATTGCCAGAGATTGCGCATTACGCGGTTTAAAATGCGTATTACTTGAACGTAGAGACATTGCAACTGGTGCGACCGGTCGTAATCACGGTTTACTACATAGCGGCGCACGTTATGCGGTGAATGATAGGGAATCTGCTGAAGAGTGCATTAAAGAAAATCTAATTCTTAAACAAATCGCCCGTCATTGCGTAGATGATACGAAAGGGCTTTTCATTACCCTGCCGGAAGACGATCTCAATTATCAGAAAAACTTTATCCAAGCCTGTACCGATTCGGGTATAGAAGCGGTTGAAATCGAGCCGGATCTTGCAAAATATATGGAGCCGTCGGTAAACCCATCATTAGTCGGGGCGGTAGTCGTGCCGGACGGTTCTATCGATCCGTTCCGTTTAACCGCTTCCAATATGTTGGATGCAACGGAAAACGGCGCAAAAATATTTACTTATTGCGAAGTGATAGGGTTGATTCGTGAAGGCGGCACCGTTATCGGCGTTAATGTGTTCGATCATAGAAACCAAGTAAAACGTCAATTTTTTGCGCCGATTGTTGTGAATGCCGGCGGAATCTGGGGGCAGGGTATTGCAGAATACGCTGATCTTAAAATTAAAATGTTCCCGGCGAAAGGTTCGTTACTGGTAATGGGACACCGTATTAACAATATGGTGATCAACCGTTGTCGTAAACCGGCAAATGCCGATATTTTGGTGCCGGGCGATACCATTTGCGTTATCGGTACGACTTCCGACCGTATTCCTTATGATCAAATTGACAATATGGTGGTAACACCGGAAGAAGTGGACGTGTTATTCCGTGAAGGGGAAAAATTAGCACCGAGTTTGCGTCATACCCGTGTATTACGTGCTTATGCGGGGGTTCGCCCATTAGTAGCAACGGACGATGATCCGTCCGGTCGTAATGTGAGCCGCGGTATCGTATTACTTGATCACGCAGAACGAGACGGTTTAGACGGCTTTATTACGATTACCGGTGGTAAATTAATGACTTATCGCTTGATGGCGGAATGGGCAACCGATTTAGTTTGCAAAAAATTGAATAAATCCGACCGCTTGTGTAGCACGGCGGAACGTCCGCTTCCGGGTTCAAATGAAAGCCGCGAAGAAACCAGTAAAAAAATCATTTCATTGCCGAATACGATTCGTCATTCTGCGGTTTATCGTCATGGTTCCAGAGCATTGCGTTTACTTGAAACCGAGCGTTTAGATAAAACTTTAGTGTGTGAATGTGAAGCGGTAACTGCCGGTGAAGTTCGCTATGCGGTGGATGAGTTGAATGTGAATAATTTAGTGGATTTACGCCGCCGTACTCGTGTCGGTATGGGAACTTGCCAAGCGGAACTGTGTGCTTGCCGTGCGGCAGGACTGATGAGTCGTTTTAAAGTGGCGACACCAAAAGAATCAACCACACAATTAGCCTCATTTATGGAAGAGCGCTGGCGTGGAATTCAACCGATTGCATGGGGAGATGCAATGCGGGAAGCGGAATTTACCAGCTGGATTTACTATAGCCTACTCGGACTGAATGATGTGCCGATGGACAAAGAGCAGGGAGTGAATAGCAATGAATTTTGA
- the glpK gene encoding glycerol kinase GlpK, translating into MTKEYIIALDQGTTSSRAVLLDKNANIVEVSQREFTQIYPQVGWVEHNPMEIWATQSSTLNEVVAKAGITSDKIAAIGITNQRETTIVWEKETGKPVYNAIVWQCRRTADICAKLKADGHEAYIRKTTGLVVDPYFSGTKVKWILDNVEGAREKAERGELLFGTVDTWLVWKLTQGRVHVTDYTNASRTMMFNIHTKQWDDKMLELLDIPRSMLPEVKNSSEIYGETNIGGKGGVRIPVAGMAGDQQAALYGHLCVEAGQAKNTYGTGCFMLMNTGDEAVESKNGLVTTIACNAKGEPCYALEGSIFMGGASIQWLRDELKIVHDSKDSEYFAMKEESTNGVYVVPAFTGLGAPYWDPYARGAILGLSRGANRNHIVRATLESIAYQTRDVLDAMQSDSGKHLATLRVDGGAVANNFLMQFQADILNANVERPVVREVTALGAAYLAGLAVGFWKDLQELRGKASIERTFVPDGDEAKRTRRYKGWKKAVKRALEWAKEDAEE; encoded by the coding sequence ATGACTAAAGAATACATAATTGCGTTAGACCAAGGTACGACAAGTTCTCGTGCGGTATTACTCGATAAAAATGCCAATATCGTAGAGGTTTCGCAACGTGAATTTACTCAAATTTATCCGCAAGTCGGTTGGGTGGAACATAATCCGATGGAAATTTGGGCAACGCAAAGTTCGACATTAAATGAAGTGGTGGCAAAAGCGGGTATTACTTCCGATAAAATTGCGGCAATCGGTATTACCAACCAGCGTGAAACCACTATTGTTTGGGAAAAAGAAACCGGTAAGCCGGTTTATAATGCGATTGTATGGCAATGTCGTCGTACGGCGGATATTTGTGCGAAATTGAAAGCAGACGGGCATGAAGCTTATATTCGTAAAACGACAGGTTTGGTGGTGGACCCATATTTCTCCGGTACAAAAGTAAAATGGATTTTAGATAATGTTGAAGGGGCAAGAGAAAAAGCTGAACGCGGTGAATTGTTATTCGGTACGGTAGATACTTGGTTGGTTTGGAAATTAACCCAAGGTCGTGTGCATGTAACCGATTATACCAATGCTTCTCGTACTATGATGTTTAATATTCACACCAAACAATGGGACGATAAAATGTTGGAATTACTGGATATTCCACGTTCTATGTTACCGGAAGTAAAAAACTCATCGGAAATTTACGGTGAAACCAATATCGGTGGTAAAGGCGGCGTACGTATTCCGGTAGCAGGTATGGCGGGCGACCAACAAGCCGCTCTTTACGGACACTTATGTGTAGAAGCCGGTCAAGCTAAAAATACCTACGGAACCGGTTGTTTTATGTTGATGAATACTGGTGATGAAGCGGTAGAATCTAAAAACGGTTTAGTCACAACGATTGCGTGTAATGCAAAAGGTGAGCCATGCTATGCGTTAGAAGGTTCGATCTTTATGGGCGGAGCATCAATCCAATGGTTACGTGACGAACTAAAAATTGTTCACGATAGTAAAGATTCCGAATATTTTGCCATGAAAGAAGAAAGCACAAATGGCGTTTATGTTGTGCCGGCATTTACCGGTTTAGGTGCTCCTTATTGGGATCCGTATGCGCGAGGCGCGATTTTAGGACTTTCTCGCGGTGCAAACCGTAACCATATCGTACGTGCGACATTAGAGTCTATTGCATATCAAACTCGTGACGTATTGGATGCAATGCAGTCGGATAGCGGTAAACACCTTGCGACTTTACGTGTGGACGGAGGTGCGGTTGCCAATAACTTCTTAATGCAATTCCAAGCGGATATTCTCAATGCGAATGTAGAGCGTCCGGTTGTGCGTGAAGTTACCGCTTTAGGCGCGGCATATCTCGCCGGACTTGCTGTCGGATTCTGGAAAGATTTACAAGAATTACGCGGTAAAGCGTCGATTGAACGTACCTTTGTACCTGATGGCGACGAAGCAAAACGTACCAGACGTTATAAAGGCTGGAAAAAAGCGGTGAAACGTGCATTAGAATGGGCGAAAGAAGACGCAGAAGAATAG
- the lon gene encoding endopeptidase La, producing MAPRKKKAIELPLLPLRDVVVFPYMVMPLFVGREKSIQALRAAMDSNKQLFLVTQQDPNKEEPTTEDVYSVGVIANIIQMLNLPDGTVKVLVEGQQRAKIEHIHDDENGFWAGVQPLISEYEDENDELKTIARAALNEFEGYVKNNKKIPAEILPKLQKISLEDRLADTMASNLIASVQKKQALLEETNLIARFEALLVAMATELDSLETETRIRNRVKQQMEKNQRDYYLNEQIKAIQKELGNGEDAEQTELDKLKEKIEEAKLPLEVKEKIDSEFKKLKAMPQSSSEATVVRGYIDWILKMPWNKKSTVKKDLAKAQEILDKDHYGLERVKERIVEYLAVQSRLNKLKGPILCLVGPPGVGKTSLGQSIANATGRKYVRMALGGVRDEAEIRGHRRTYIGSMPGSLMMKMAKVGVKNPLFLLDEIDKMAQDMRGDPASALLEVLDPEQNKAFNDHYLEVDYDLSDVMFVATSNSMNIPPALLDRMEVIRLSGYTEDEKMHIARDHLIAKQQENNGLKAGELTIEDSAILSIIRYYTREAGVRSLEREIAKICRKAVKTLVLDKKVKSITVTEDNIADYLGVKRFDYGKMDSQNRVGEVTGLAWTEVGGDLLTIETTSVSGKGKFSFTGSLGDVMKESIQAAMMVVRARSAQLGIADDFYEKRDIHVHVPDGATPKDGPSAGIAMCTALISSLTGNPVRKEVAMTGEISLRGKVLPIGGLKEKLLAAHRGGITTVIIPKDNEKDLEEIPENAKAALAIYPVETIDEVLAIALENPPMGIEVISPKSQTIKVKKTRSKAAIQ from the coding sequence ATGGCACCAAGAAAAAAGAAAGCAATTGAATTGCCACTTCTTCCATTACGTGATGTAGTGGTCTTTCCTTATATGGTTATGCCGTTATTCGTAGGCCGTGAAAAATCCATTCAGGCTTTACGTGCGGCGATGGATTCAAATAAACAATTATTTCTTGTTACACAACAAGATCCTAATAAAGAAGAACCGACAACAGAAGACGTGTATTCCGTTGGCGTGATCGCTAATATTATCCAAATGCTCAATCTGCCGGATGGTACGGTCAAAGTGCTGGTGGAAGGTCAGCAACGCGCTAAAATCGAGCATATTCATGATGATGAAAACGGCTTCTGGGCGGGCGTACAACCTTTAATTTCTGAATACGAAGATGAAAACGATGAATTAAAAACAATTGCAAGAGCCGCATTAAATGAATTTGAAGGTTATGTAAAAAATAACAAGAAAATTCCGGCGGAAATTCTACCTAAGTTACAAAAAATTTCATTGGAAGACCGTCTTGCAGACACAATGGCTTCAAACTTAATCGCATCCGTACAGAAAAAACAAGCATTATTAGAAGAAACTAACTTAATTGCTCGCTTTGAAGCATTATTAGTTGCAATGGCAACCGAGTTGGATTCGCTAGAAACCGAAACGCGTATTCGTAATCGTGTGAAACAGCAAATGGAAAAAAACCAACGCGATTATTACTTAAACGAGCAAATTAAAGCGATTCAAAAAGAGCTTGGTAACGGTGAAGATGCCGAACAAACCGAACTGGATAAATTAAAAGAAAAAATCGAAGAAGCCAAACTACCGCTTGAAGTAAAAGAAAAAATTGACAGTGAGTTTAAAAAACTAAAAGCGATGCCGCAAAGTTCTTCCGAAGCGACCGTTGTACGCGGCTATATTGATTGGATCTTAAAAATGCCATGGAACAAAAAATCAACGGTAAAAAAAGACTTAGCGAAAGCGCAAGAAATTTTAGATAAAGATCACTATGGTTTAGAGCGAGTCAAAGAACGTATTGTCGAATATCTTGCGGTACAAAGTCGTTTAAATAAACTTAAAGGTCCGATTCTTTGCTTAGTCGGCCCGCCGGGAGTCGGTAAAACCTCGCTTGGTCAATCTATCGCTAATGCGACCGGACGTAAATATGTCCGTATGGCATTAGGCGGTGTGCGTGATGAAGCGGAAATTCGCGGTCATCGTCGTACTTATATCGGTTCTATGCCGGGTTCATTGATGATGAAAATGGCAAAAGTCGGTGTAAAAAATCCGCTATTCTTGCTCGATGAAATCGACAAAATGGCACAAGATATGCGCGGTGACCCGGCTTCGGCATTACTTGAGGTATTAGATCCGGAACAAAATAAAGCGTTTAACGATCACTATTTAGAAGTCGATTACGATCTTTCCGACGTAATGTTCGTTGCAACTTCAAACTCAATGAATATTCCGCCGGCATTACTCGACCGTATGGAAGTTATTCGTCTTTCCGGTTATACCGAAGATGAAAAAATGCACATTGCCCGTGATCACCTAATTGCGAAACAGCAAGAAAATAACGGCTTAAAAGCGGGTGAATTAACGATTGAAGATAGTGCGATTTTAAGCATTATTCGTTATTACACCCGTGAAGCCGGTGTGCGTAGTCTTGAACGTGAAATTGCTAAAATCTGCCGTAAAGCGGTAAAAACCTTAGTATTAGATAAAAAGGTTAAATCCATTACCGTAACCGAAGACAATATCGCCGATTATTTGGGTGTAAAACGTTTTGATTACGGTAAAATGGACAGCCAAAACCGTGTCGGCGAAGTAACCGGTTTAGCTTGGACGGAAGTCGGCGGCGATTTACTCACCATCGAAACCACTTCGGTCAGCGGTAAGGGTAAATTCTCATTTACCGGCTCATTAGGCGATGTAATGAAAGAATCGATTCAAGCGGCAATGATGGTGGTACGTGCAAGATCCGCACAATTAGGCATTGCGGATGACTTCTATGAAAAACGAGATATTCACGTACACGTACCGGATGGTGCAACACCGAAAGACGGTCCGAGCGCAGGTATCGCGATGTGTACCGCATTAATTTCAAGTTTAACCGGCAATCCTGTTCGCAAAGAAGTGGCGATGACCGGTGAAATTAGCTTACGTGGTAAAGTATTACCGATCGGCGGCTTAAAAGAGAAATTATTGGCGGCACACCGTGGCGGCATTACTACCGTGATTATTCCGAAAGACAACGAAAAAGATTTGGAAGAAATCCCGGAAAATGCCAAAGCGGCATTGGCTATTTATCCGGTGGAAACGATTGACGAAGTGTTAGCGATTGCACTAGAAAATCCGCCGATGGGAATTGAGGTGATCTCGCCTAAATCACAAACGATTAAAGTGAAAAAAACTCGCTCAAAAGCGGCGATTCAGTAA
- a CDS encoding MIP/aquaporin family protein encodes MERSLKGACIAEFIGTGLIIFFGVGCVAAAQLAGATFGLWEISIMWGVGVALAVYTTAGVSGAHLNPAVTVALWKFACFDGKKVLPYIISQFLGAFAAAALVYFLYKDLFAATEAAKNIVRGEGVGLAGVFSTYPHPNISVLQAFCVEAVITMALVALILALTDDGNGVPRGPMAPLLIGLLIAAIGGAFGPLTGFAMNPARDFGPKAFAFLAGWGEVAFTGARDIPYFLVPLIAPMVGGLVGAWGYRRFIGKNLPCNCK; translated from the coding sequence ATGGAAAGATCGTTAAAAGGGGCTTGTATCGCAGAATTTATCGGTACGGGTTTGATTATTTTCTTTGGGGTCGGCTGTGTGGCGGCAGCACAATTAGCCGGTGCGACATTCGGTTTATGGGAAATTTCCATTATGTGGGGCGTGGGGGTCGCTTTAGCGGTATATACTACCGCAGGCGTATCCGGTGCTCATTTAAATCCGGCGGTAACGGTCGCACTTTGGAAGTTTGCGTGTTTTGACGGTAAAAAAGTACTTCCTTATATTATTTCCCAATTTTTAGGGGCTTTCGCCGCAGCGGCATTAGTGTATTTCCTTTATAAAGATCTCTTTGCGGCAACCGAAGCAGCCAAAAATATTGTACGAGGCGAAGGCGTAGGACTTGCCGGAGTATTTTCTACTTATCCTCATCCAAATATCAGCGTATTACAAGCCTTTTGTGTAGAAGCGGTCATTACTATGGCATTAGTCGCATTGATTCTCGCTTTAACCGATGACGGCAACGGCGTACCGAGAGGTCCGATGGCTCCGTTATTAATCGGTTTATTAATCGCGGCAATCGGCGGTGCTTTCGGTCCTTTAACCGGCTTTGCAATGAATCCGGCGCGTGATTTCGGTCCGAAAGCTTTTGCTTTCTTAGCCGGCTGGGGTGAAGTGGCTTTTACCGGTGCGCGTGATATTCCGTATTTCCTTGTACCGTTAATTGCGCCGATGGTCGGTGGGCTCGTCGGTGCTTGGGGCTATCGCCGTTTTATCGGTAAAAACTTACCATGTAATTGTAAATAA
- the glpT gene encoding glycerol-3-phosphate transporter, whose translation MFGPFKPAPHIAELPADKIDARYKFLRWQVFAGIFFGYAAYYFVRANFDLAQKGLIEAGLYNKAELGIIGTGAGLAYGLSKFVMAGMSDRSNPKVFLPFGLLLSGLCMTMMGLMPWATSGIAVMFVMIFLNGWFQGMGWPPCGRTMVHWWSKSERGTIVSIWNCAHNVGGMVPGAMVLLASAIYFSNTGEHATAKDVWQQALYYPGIAAMIAAIPVYFIMKDTPQSCGLPPVEKWRNDYPDDYNEETAEKDLSTKEIFVTYVLKNKLLWYIAIANVFVYLIRYGVLKWSPVYLGEVKHFNIKGTAWAYTIYELAAIPGTLLCGWVSDKLFKGKRGLTGFIFMILTTIAVVALWKNPATPEAELALYAGKPFYENPYQLMDFVLMTTVGFLIYGPVMLIGLHALELAPKKAAGTSAGFTGLFGYLGGTVSASAVVGWAAEYYGWDGGFYVMITGGVLAVLLMFIVMIEEGKHKAKLGDHYGK comes from the coding sequence ATGTTTGGTCCATTTAAACCGGCACCGCATATTGCGGAATTACCGGCAGATAAAATAGATGCCAGATACAAATTCTTACGTTGGCAAGTTTTTGCAGGTATCTTTTTCGGCTATGCCGCATATTATTTTGTGCGTGCGAACTTCGACCTTGCGCAAAAAGGTTTAATTGAAGCGGGTTTATATAATAAAGCGGAACTCGGTATTATCGGTACCGGTGCGGGTTTGGCTTACGGTTTATCTAAATTCGTGATGGCGGGTATGTCAGACCGTTCAAACCCGAAAGTATTTTTACCGTTCGGTTTATTACTTTCCGGTCTTTGTATGACGATGATGGGGCTAATGCCGTGGGCAACTTCAGGCATTGCGGTAATGTTTGTGATGATCTTCTTAAACGGTTGGTTCCAAGGTATGGGTTGGCCTCCGTGCGGTCGTACGATGGTTCACTGGTGGTCTAAATCCGAACGCGGTACTATCGTTTCTATTTGGAACTGTGCACATAACGTGGGCGGTATGGTGCCGGGTGCAATGGTGTTGTTAGCAAGTGCGATTTACTTCAGTAATACCGGTGAACACGCAACCGCTAAAGACGTATGGCAACAAGCTCTTTACTATCCGGGCATTGCCGCAATGATCGCTGCGATTCCGGTTTATTTCATCATGAAAGATACCCCTCAATCTTGCGGTTTACCGCCGGTAGAAAAATGGCGTAACGATTACCCTGATGACTATAATGAAGAAACAGCGGAAAAAGACTTAAGTACCAAAGAAATCTTTGTGACTTACGTACTTAAAAACAAATTATTATGGTACATCGCAATCGCTAACGTATTTGTATATTTAATTCGTTACGGTGTTTTAAAATGGTCTCCGGTTTATCTTGGCGAAGTAAAACACTTCAACATTAAAGGTACTGCATGGGCTTATACCATTTATGAATTAGCCGCTATTCCGGGTACATTATTATGCGGTTGGGTATCGGATAAATTATTCAAAGGTAAACGTGGCTTAACCGGCTTTATCTTCATGATCTTAACAACTATCGCCGTTGTTGCATTATGGAAAAACCCGGCGACACCTGAAGCGGAATTAGCGTTATATGCAGGTAAACCGTTCTATGAAAACCCATATCAATTAATGGACTTCGTGTTAATGACCACAGTCGGTTTCTTAATCTACGGTCCGGTAATGTTAATCGGTTTACACGCCCTTGAACTTGCGCCTAAAAAAGCGGCGGGTACTTCAGCAGGCTTTACCGGTTTATTCGGTTACCTAGGTGGTACGGTTTCCGCTTCAGCAGTTGTAGGTTGGGCGGCAGAATATTACGGTTGGGACGGCGGTTTCTACGTAATGATTACCGGTGGCGTATTAGCCGTGTTATTAATGTTTATCGTGATGATTGAAGAAGGTAAACATAAAGCGAAATTAGGTGATCACTACGGTAAATAA
- the glpQ gene encoding glycerophosphodiester phosphodiesterase, with protein sequence MKTIKALAFSLITTTVLAGCSNTQPVETVKSDKLIIAHRGASGYLPEHTLESKALAFAQQADYLEQDLAMTKDNRLIVIHDHFLDGLTDVAKKFPKRARKDGRFYVADFTLKEIQTLEMTENFKTENGQQTQVYPNRFPMWKSHFRIHTFEDEIEFIQGLEKSTGKQIGIYPEIKAPWLHHQEGKDIALETLKVLKKYGYDQKSDKVYLQTFDFNELKRIKTELLPKMGMDVKLVQLVAYTDWHETEEKDASGKWVNYNYDWMFKDGAMAEVAKYADGVGPGWYMLVDDKNSKLGDIKYTPMVKDIAKTKMELHPYTVRKDALPEFFTDVNQMYDALLNKAGATGVFTDFPDTGVQFIKGVK encoded by the coding sequence ATGAAAACAATCAAGGCATTAGCCTTCAGTCTTATTACTACTACGGTATTAGCCGGCTGTTCTAATACTCAGCCTGTCGAAACGGTTAAATCCGATAAGTTAATTATCGCTCACCGTGGTGCCAGCGGTTATCTACCGGAACATACATTAGAATCTAAAGCTCTCGCATTCGCTCAACAAGCGGATTATTTAGAACAAGACCTTGCAATGACCAAAGATAACCGTTTAATCGTTATTCATGACCATTTCTTAGACGGCTTAACCGATGTGGCGAAGAAATTCCCGAAACGTGCGCGTAAAGACGGACGTTTCTATGTAGCGGATTTCACCTTAAAAGAAATCCAAACGCTTGAAATGACGGAAAACTTTAAAACCGAGAACGGGCAACAAACGCAGGTTTATCCGAACCGTTTCCCAATGTGGAAATCGCATTTCAGAATTCATACTTTCGAAGATGAAATCGAATTTATTCAAGGTTTAGAAAAATCAACCGGTAAACAAATCGGCATTTATCCGGAAATTAAAGCCCCTTGGTTACACCACCAAGAAGGTAAAGATATTGCGTTGGAAACTTTAAAAGTATTGAAAAAATACGGTTACGATCAAAAATCGGATAAAGTTTATTTGCAAACCTTCGATTTTAACGAGCTAAAACGTATCAAAACCGAATTATTGCCGAAAATGGGCATGGATGTGAAGCTCGTTCAATTAGTCGCTTATACCGATTGGCATGAAACCGAAGAAAAAGACGCTTCGGGCAAATGGGTGAACTATAACTACGACTGGATGTTCAAAGACGGCGCCATGGCTGAAGTGGCTAAATACGCCGACGGCGTAGGCCCTGGTTGGTATATGTTGGTTGATGACAAAAACTCAAAATTAGGCGATATCAAATACACGCCGATGGTGAAAGATATTGCGAAAACTAAAATGGAACTACATCCGTACACAGTACGTAAAGATGCCCTTCCGGAATTCTTTACCGATGTAAATCAAATGTACGATGCGTTATTAAATAAAGCGGGAGCAACCGGCGTGTTTACCGACTTCCCGGATACAGGCGTACAATTTATTAAAGGAGTAAAATAG
- the glpB gene encoding glycerol-3-phosphate dehydrogenase subunit GlpB, with product MNFDVVIIGGGLAGLTCGIALQEQGKRCAIINNGQAAMDFSSGSMDLLSRLPSGQKVENVYQSLDELKLQAPEHPYSILGKDQVLAKAQQFEQLARALNLHLEGSTAENHERVTPLGGLRATWLSPNSVPTVKHLTTLAEKQVAILGIEGYHDFQPQLLADNLKQHSKFADYEFIIGYLNIPELDYLRQNSREFRSVNIAQLLEHKLSFQDLVQEIKQAAGSAKAVFLPACFGLDNQDFFNSLQQATGLALFELPTLPPSLLGIRQHRQLRSRFEQLGGMMMNGDRAVKAEFEGDKVVRIFTTSHQEEPISANHFVLAAGSFFSNGLVAEFERVKEPVFDLDICGCKNFNDSDRFTWTNNRFAAPQPYQSAGVVINSACQVQKNGVVVPNLYAVGNVIGGFQGIEQGCGSGVAVVTALTVAEQIGGTK from the coding sequence ATGAATTTTGATGTAGTGATTATCGGTGGCGGACTCGCCGGTTTAACCTGCGGGATTGCCCTTCAAGAACAAGGAAAACGTTGTGCGATTATCAACAACGGACAGGCGGCAATGGATTTTTCTTCCGGTTCAATGGATTTACTTTCTCGTTTACCAAGCGGTCAAAAAGTCGAAAATGTTTACCAATCGCTTGATGAGTTAAAACTTCAAGCACCGGAACATCCGTACAGTATTCTTGGCAAAGATCAAGTATTGGCAAAAGCACAACAATTCGAACAATTAGCGAGAGCGTTAAACTTACATTTAGAGGGTTCAACAGCAGAAAATCACGAACGAGTTACCCCGTTAGGCGGACTTCGTGCGACTTGGTTATCGCCGAATAGCGTACCGACAGTAAAACATTTAACTACCTTAGCGGAGAAACAGGTCGCCATTTTAGGAATTGAAGGCTATCACGATTTTCAGCCGCAATTATTGGCGGACAATTTAAAACAGCATAGCAAGTTTGCCGATTATGAATTTATCATCGGTTATTTGAATATTCCCGAGTTGGACTATTTACGCCAAAACTCTCGTGAGTTTCGTAGTGTAAATATTGCGCAATTATTAGAACATAAATTGTCTTTCCAAGATTTAGTACAAGAAATTAAACAAGCGGCAGGGAGTGCAAAAGCAGTATTTTTACCGGCTTGTTTCGGCTTAGATAACCAAGATTTCTTCAATAGCTTACAGCAAGCAACCGGTTTGGCATTATTTGAATTACCGACGTTACCGCCGTCTTTATTAGGCATTCGCCAACATCGTCAGCTACGTTCACGTTTTGAGCAATTAGGCGGCATGATGATGAACGGTGACCGAGCGGTTAAAGCGGAATTTGAGGGCGATAAGGTCGTACGTATTTTTACCACATCACACCAAGAAGAACCAATTAGTGCAAATCATTTTGTGTTGGCTGCTGGTAGCTTTTTTAGCAACGGACTTGTGGCGGAATTTGAACGTGTGAAAGAGCCGGTATTTGATTTGGATATTTGCGGTTGCAAAAATTTTAATGATTCCGACCGCTTTACTTGGACAAATAACCGCTTTGCGGCACCTCAACCTTACCAATCTGCCGGTGTGGTGATTAACTCGGCTTGCCAAGTACAAAAAAATGGTGTGGTTGTACCGAATTTATATGCGGTGGGAAATGTCATCGGAGGCTTCCAAGGTATTGAGCAAGGTTGTGGTTCGGGTGTTGCAGTGGTAACGGCGTTAACCGTTGCAGAACAAATCGGAGGTACAAAATGA